In the genome of Dasypus novemcinctus isolate mDasNov1 chromosome 30, mDasNov1.1.hap2, whole genome shotgun sequence, one region contains:
- the LOC131272969 gene encoding ral guanine nucleotide dissociation stimulator-like, which translates to MSSQSSMQVGSEELENGLIYSISLQKIQASHGPGKSQCWFQRNNNSTLTREENPVVCTVKAGNWEKLVEHLVPAFQEGDLMYINIFLGTYRVFTTTKQVLDWVFHSTLSSLLGTWLDKYPEDFFQPAASPCLKLLVGYAQVHLPGSALEHHAEVLLSQMSHPEPTEADPNVPPLEGKACLAEPPEPLPELKSAAGQVTPSEPSSPWPETSENLLSEEKANLLAFPPELVAQQLTLMDAELFKKVVPYHCLGTTWSQHNEKGQEHVAPTVCAIITQFNHVTNCVITTCLGDQSMKAQDRARVVEHWIEVARECQTLKTFSSLYAIPSALESQSIHRLKKTWEEVSRDSFHLFQMLSEFVSNENNLSQSCELIIKEEISKFSTQEMKPKRTQKKEQQKEMGVIESVVPCLGTYLTQFLMVDNAMQEYLEGRMVNFEKRRKENQMIAELQQLQAGSCYDSLMPSEKFGAWFGDMKQLSKKDSYHLSCELEPPSQLASKNFKDKHHLEGIKPWSEDCQAPDTESSGSSNPYSSFQLHSGDAADSPHTHEAGSSSSKVNIYLDHDLESQDDHEMKVSNQEIAPAVIHKAMEELNMDGEKPEDNKLVQIISEDQMLQIPDSAKVYYMMPPSPKYQLMLIKWTSPMDTKLKKRAISAFLGKKLKGPKF; encoded by the exons AGGAACAACAACTCAACCCTCACAAGGGAGGAGAACCCCGTGGTATGCACAGTCAAGGCAGGCAATTGGGAGAAGCTGGTGGAGCACCTGGTGCCCGCCTTCCAGGAGGGCGACCTCATGTACATCAACATCTTCCTCGGAACATACCGGGTCTTCACCACCACCAAGCAGGTCCTGGACTGGGTGTTCCACAG caccctctCTTCCCTGCTGGGTACCTGGTTGGACAAGTACCCTGAAGATTTCTTTCAACCAGCAGCCTCTCCCTGCCTCAAGCTGCTGGTGGGCTATGCCCAGGTTCATTTACCTGGCTCTGCCCTGGAGCACCACGCCGAGGTTCTGCTTTCACAGATGAGTCATCCTGAACCCACTGAGGCAGACCCAAATG TACCACCTCTCGAGGGGAAGGCATGTCTGGCAGAACCACCAGAGCCACTGCCAGAGCTAAAGTCAGCAGCAGGGCAGGTTACACCATCAGAACCTTCCAGCCCCTGGCCTGAGACCTCAGAGAACCTGCTGAGTGAGGAGAAGGCTAACCTCCTGGCTTTCCCTCCTGAACTGGTGGCACAGCAATTGACACTGATGGATGCG gagctgttcaagaAAGTGGTGCCCTATCATTGTCTGGGCACCACCTGGTCCCAGCACAATGAAAAGGGCCAGGAGCATGTAGCCCCCACCGTCTGTGCTATCATCACCCAGTTCAACCATGTGACCAACTGCGTCATCACAACCTGCCTTGGGGACCAGAGCATGAAGGCTCAGgacagggccagggtggtggagcactggatcGAGGTGGCCAGG gAGTGCCAAACCCTCAAGACCTTCTCCTCACTCTATGCTATCCCCTCTGCTCTTGAAAGCCAATCAATTCACCGTCTCAAGaagacatgggaggaagtttc CAGGGACAGCTTCCACCTCTTTCAGATGCTATCTGAGTTTGTCTCCAATGAGAACAACCTCTCACAGAGCTGTGAGTTAATCATTAAG GAGGAGATCTCCAAGTTTTCAACCCAGGAGATGAAACCCAAAAGAACCCAGAAGAAGGAGCAGCAGAAAGAGATG GGTGTCATCGAGAGTGTTGTCCCATGCCTGGGGACATATCTCACCCAATTTTTGATGGTGGACAATGCAATGCAGGAATATTTAGAA GGAAGGATGgtcaattttgaaaaaaggaggaag GAAAACCAGATGATTgctgagctccagcagctccaggcaGGCTCCTGCTACGACTCCCTTATGCCGAGTGAGAAATTTGGGGCCTGGTTTGGGGACATGAAGCAACTCAGCAAGAAAGATAG CTACCACCTGTCTTGTGAGCTGGAGCCCCCATCCCAGTTGGCCAGTAAGAACTTTAAGGACAAACACCACCTGGAAGGCATCAAGCCTTGGAGTGAAGA CTGCCAGGCCCCTGACACTGAATCCAGTGGCAGTAGCAACCCCTACTCCAGTTTCCAGCTCCACAGTGGGGATGCAGCTGATTCACCCCACACACACGAGGCCGGTTCCTCCAGCTCGAAGGTGAATATCTACCTGGACCATGACCTAGAGTCCCAAGATGACCATGAAATGAAG GTGTCCAACCAGGAAATAGCTCCAGCTGTGATCCACAAGGCCATGGAAGAACTCAACATGGATGGGGAAAAACCAGAGGATAACAAGCTGGTGCAAATCATTTCAGAGGATCAAA TGCTGCAGATCCCAGACAGCGCAAAAGTGTATTACATGATGCCTCCCTCACCCAAGTATCAATTAATGCTTATAAAGTGGACCTCACCCATGGACACCAAGCTCAAGAAGAGAGCTATCTCAGCCTTTTTGGGGAAGAAGCTGAAGGGACCCAAGTTCTGA